One genomic segment of Desulfomicrobium sp. ZS1 includes these proteins:
- a CDS encoding glycosyltransferase — translation MEVSSSIYRSEIILPLIFNDKTITNPNKLETNLHLRRNKVSNHPFLLFFENSVAFCNPLNLVQSEYSNRHAGGIQNSAKQFADRFEKGEKLFPNGLKGFTPKSCHQEVKINTNIKLFYEPFISICIPTYNRDKYIKESIESALAQNYNKFEIVIVDDGSTDNTENIVRSIESDKVRYVKKEHSNAPDTRNICIQEAQGEFILWLDSDDHLAANLLTRFQELLADFPDIDVCYGDVQPFGDTGTFVNKTIRYADYYKKNNELLAELVTGNKIPNPGTFIRKNLFLKTGLYDTKFRRAHDYEFWTRASETALFKHIGMISINWRWHDDNMSSENKSYDTSFESRILQRLIEKHPLPNLFPTLEWNNQTSAVMLARGELARMFFHWKDCNQAAQQLERALETLGLNISASKHGANKLEFFSQCYQRLFQATGNEYFRGLANLIAHMRATTAKRQTVISRTRSNSRPMVSVIIPTYNRPEQLVAAIQSVLAQTFSDFEILVVDDCGVDVSKVVQKINDWRISYIRHETNKGLAATRNTALRSANGKYIAYLDDDDEYYPYHLETLLQTLESSRAKVAYTDAEKCIYESKNNKINFKTKFVEHSEEFDRIRLLVQNYIPVLCLMHEKSCLDEVGLFDEAMSVHEDWDLWIRLAHKYPFKHIKKITCGYTLILNSNKNLTTTKRLEFIKTMQSIYIKNKIISSRIQNTNSMQKKCLKHLTLSMINIPESSIMIDDNYKIFVDNNELCL, via the coding sequence TTGGAAGTCTCAAGTTCTATATATAGATCTGAAATAATACTTCCTTTGATTTTTAATGACAAAACAATAACAAACCCTAATAAACTCGAAACAAACCTTCATTTGCGACGAAATAAAGTTTCAAATCATCCATTTTTACTTTTTTTTGAAAATTCTGTTGCGTTTTGCAACCCACTTAACTTAGTCCAGTCAGAATACTCAAACAGGCATGCTGGAGGAATTCAAAATAGTGCTAAGCAGTTTGCAGATCGTTTTGAAAAAGGAGAAAAACTCTTTCCAAACGGACTAAAAGGATTCACTCCTAAATCATGCCATCAAGAAGTAAAAATTAATACAAATATTAAATTATTTTATGAGCCTTTCATATCTATCTGCATACCAACTTACAATAGAGACAAGTATATTAAAGAATCAATAGAGAGCGCTCTTGCACAAAATTACAACAAATTTGAGATCGTTATCGTTGACGACGGCTCCACTGACAATACCGAAAATATCGTCAGATCCATTGAATCTGATAAAGTTAGATACGTAAAAAAAGAACATTCAAACGCACCCGACACGCGCAACATATGCATTCAAGAGGCTCAAGGTGAATTCATCCTCTGGCTGGACAGTGACGACCACCTTGCCGCCAACTTGTTAACACGCTTTCAAGAACTGCTAGCCGATTTTCCCGACATTGATGTCTGCTACGGAGACGTCCAGCCGTTTGGCGACACAGGGACCTTTGTCAACAAAACCATCCGTTACGCCGACTATTATAAAAAAAACAACGAGCTGCTCGCCGAACTGGTCACGGGCAACAAAATCCCCAACCCAGGCACTTTCATCAGAAAGAATCTCTTTCTGAAAACTGGACTCTACGACACGAAATTCAGACGCGCCCACGATTATGAATTCTGGACTCGCGCATCCGAAACAGCCTTATTTAAACATATAGGGATGATTTCGATAAACTGGAGGTGGCATGATGACAACATGTCATCCGAAAACAAGAGCTATGACACCTCTTTCGAGTCACGAATCCTGCAACGACTCATCGAAAAGCACCCCCTGCCGAACCTGTTCCCGACCCTGGAATGGAACAATCAAACCAGCGCCGTAATGCTCGCCCGAGGAGAACTCGCACGCATGTTCTTCCACTGGAAGGATTGCAATCAGGCGGCACAGCAACTGGAACGCGCCCTCGAGACCCTGGGCCTGAACATTTCCGCCTCCAAACATGGCGCAAACAAGCTTGAATTTTTTAGCCAATGCTACCAACGACTGTTTCAAGCGACCGGGAACGAATATTTTCGAGGCCTGGCTAACCTCATCGCTCACATGCGAGCGACCACGGCCAAACGACAAACCGTTATTAGCCGAACACGATCTAATTCGCGGCCTATGGTCTCTGTCATTATCCCAACCTACAATCGGCCGGAACAACTTGTTGCCGCCATCCAAAGCGTCCTAGCACAGACGTTCAGCGACTTCGAAATTCTTGTCGTTGACGACTGCGGAGTTGATGTTTCGAAGGTTGTACAAAAAATTAATGACTGGCGCATCTCTTACATACGCCACGAAACGAACAAAGGCCTCGCCGCGACAAGAAACACCGCCCTTCGCTCTGCAAATGGGAAATATATCGCCTACCTTGATGACGACGACGAATACTACCCATATCACCTTGAAACACTATTGCAAACTCTGGAATCAAGTCGAGCCAAAGTCGCCTATACAGATGCTGAAAAATGCATCTATGAATCCAAGAATAACAAAATTAATTTTAAAACAAAATTCGTTGAACACTCAGAAGAGTTTGACCGAATTCGACTGCTTGTTCAAAATTATATTCCTGTCCTCTGCCTGATGCATGAAAAATCATGCTTAGATGAAGTCGGTTTGTTTGACGAAGCTATGAGCGTTCACGAAGACTGGGATCTCTGGATACGTCTTGCTCACAAATACCCATTCAAGCACATTAAAAAAATTACCTGTGGATATACACTCATTCTCAACAGCAATAAAAACCTTACAACAACAAAAAGACTCGAATTTATAAAAACAATGCAATCTATATATATTAAAAACAAGATTATTTCATCAAGAATTCAAAATACAAATTCGATGCAAAAAAAATGTCTTAAACATTTAACGCTCTCAATGATAAACATACCAGAATCGTCAATCATGATCGATGACAATTATAAAATTTTTGTCGACAACAACGAACTATGCTTGTGA
- a CDS encoding glycosyltransferase has product MHFSLIIPSYNNLLLLLKCIQSIQKTESTIAHDIIIIDNASSKDTLQYLQCLQKLTSIRIIFNKTNFGFAKACNQAVKIAKGEHLIFLNNDTEVTHGWIEGLARCILSDRRIGVVGCKLLYPDNTVQHAGVAFNQVKVHHIYRNFSPSHPAVNKLREFQAVTAACMLVPRKLFLSLGGFDESFINGFEDLDFCFRARSKGLKVMYTPESVVIHHESKTPGRHDHHAHNASLFTSRWLPSVDHDLDKIYAEDGLRRQVEYEKEIGGKWLEDSNPNHFWNQARSLVVSGDYVEAEKIFAHALSFNPYDVRRLSIAEELSDLYMKWGRFSDAQACLDAIIRVTPSKHLLQKKNLIATLDPSIPTDSPQK; this is encoded by the coding sequence ATGCATTTTTCATTAATAATTCCTTCTTACAACAATTTATTACTACTTCTCAAATGCATTCAAAGTATTCAAAAAACCGAATCGACTATTGCGCATGACATAATTATCATCGATAACGCATCATCAAAAGACACACTGCAATATCTTCAGTGCTTGCAAAAATTAACATCAATACGGATAATTTTCAACAAAACTAACTTTGGGTTTGCCAAAGCATGCAATCAAGCGGTCAAAATCGCCAAAGGCGAACATCTCATATTTCTCAACAACGACACGGAAGTCACTCATGGTTGGATTGAAGGGCTAGCGCGTTGCATACTCTCCGACCGCCGCATTGGCGTCGTGGGCTGCAAACTGCTCTACCCAGACAACACAGTCCAGCACGCCGGCGTAGCCTTCAACCAAGTCAAGGTTCACCATATTTACAGAAACTTCAGTCCCTCTCATCCGGCCGTCAATAAGCTCCGGGAATTCCAGGCAGTCACCGCCGCATGCATGCTGGTTCCGCGAAAACTCTTTCTCTCCCTCGGAGGCTTCGACGAATCCTTCATCAACGGATTTGAAGATCTTGATTTCTGTTTCCGGGCCAGAAGCAAGGGGCTCAAGGTGATGTACACCCCTGAAAGCGTCGTCATCCACCACGAAAGCAAAACTCCCGGTCGCCACGATCACCACGCGCATAATGCCAGCCTTTTCACCTCTCGTTGGTTGCCCAGCGTGGATCACGACCTGGACAAAATCTATGCAGAAGACGGGTTGCGACGACAAGTTGAATACGAAAAAGAAATCGGCGGAAAATGGCTCGAAGACTCGAATCCGAACCATTTCTGGAACCAGGCCAGATCGCTGGTAGTTTCTGGTGACTATGTTGAGGCCGAAAAAATTTTTGCCCACGCTTTGTCCTTCAATCCGTACGACGTCCGCAGACTCTCCATCGCTGAAGAGCTTTCCGACTTGTACATGAAATGGGGCCGATTCTCGGATGCGCAGGCATGCCTCGACGCGATCATCCGGGTAACCCCCTCAAAGCACCTACTCCAGAAAAAAAATCTGATCGCAACGCTGGACCCCAGCATCCCAACGGATTCACCTCAAAAATGA
- a CDS encoding glycosyltransferase: MPRRDHPGNPLKAPTPEKKSDRNAGPQHPNGFTSKMNASHCIKIAVYSLDLPHYACADLRLVTPFRRLREHLDFRWAVQDCNGQSRIDADPVEWADLIVVQRYFPLKETSALLEIILASGKPVVFEIDDYLLEVPPSHPLYHNFQRTAPFIRDFIPRVNLVTVSTDAMRERLLGFNPNTVTLPNLIDEAAVTPAIPVADPTKTVIAYMGSPTHDQDLKLIEEALFRVKEKFGEATEFIFWGCAGTRLAELGRVIPFDDSYASFLKTLGKIHFDIGLAPLADNPFNRCKSNIKWLEYSAHARAGIFSDLEPYRESVAHGKTGMLVGADPKEWFAALEYLISHPDQRKAMGRAARKDAFARFGLSKGVHRYLELYKGLLKR, encoded by the coding sequence ATGCCTCGACGCGATCATCCGGGTAACCCCCTCAAAGCACCTACTCCAGAAAAAAAATCTGATCGCAACGCTGGACCCCAGCATCCCAACGGATTCACCTCAAAAATGAACGCAAGCCACTGCATCAAAATCGCAGTCTATTCCTTGGATCTCCCTCACTACGCCTGCGCTGATTTACGACTCGTCACTCCTTTTCGCAGACTTCGAGAACACCTGGATTTCAGATGGGCTGTTCAGGATTGCAACGGCCAGTCACGAATCGACGCTGATCCGGTCGAATGGGCTGACCTGATTGTCGTGCAACGCTATTTCCCACTCAAGGAAACATCTGCGCTCCTCGAAATCATTCTTGCCTCGGGCAAACCCGTTGTCTTTGAGATTGACGATTACCTGCTCGAAGTTCCTCCGTCGCACCCCCTTTACCACAACTTTCAGAGGACGGCCCCGTTCATCCGTGACTTTATCCCCAGGGTTAACCTCGTCACAGTGAGCACTGACGCCATGCGCGAACGTCTTCTCGGGTTCAACCCGAATACGGTGACGCTTCCAAACCTCATCGACGAGGCGGCCGTCACGCCAGCCATTCCTGTAGCAGACCCAACGAAAACCGTCATCGCGTACATGGGCAGCCCCACGCATGACCAGGACCTCAAGCTCATCGAGGAAGCACTCTTCCGGGTCAAAGAGAAATTCGGGGAAGCGACTGAATTCATTTTCTGGGGATGCGCTGGAACGCGGCTGGCAGAACTGGGCAGGGTCATTCCATTCGACGACAGCTACGCATCATTCCTTAAAACCCTTGGCAAGATCCATTTCGACATCGGGCTTGCTCCCCTGGCAGACAACCCGTTCAATCGCTGCAAAAGCAACATCAAATGGTTGGAATATTCCGCCCACGCCCGGGCAGGAATCTTCTCTGACCTGGAGCCCTACCGCGAAAGCGTGGCGCATGGGAAAACGGGGATGCTGGTCGGAGCCGACCCGAAAGAATGGTTTGCAGCGCTGGAATATCTGATCTCTCACCCCGATCAACGAAAAGCCATGGGGCGAGCGGCCCGCAAGGATGCTTTTGCCCGTTTCGGACTTTCAAAGGGCGTTCACCGCTATCTGGAACTCTACAAGGGTTTGCTGAAGCGATAA
- a CDS encoding glycosyltransferase family 2 protein, which yields MSKYKVAVIIPVFNQWALTRDCLLSLREHTPDEDVQVIVVDNGSTDETAGACGALGRELFGERFEHVRLDENINFGPGCNLGASRADADFLFFLNNDTLLTPGWLSPLLGAFEKRPKLGAVGPLLLYPDRDRIQHLGVTFTPTNHVTHLYHYFPSTHPVVARERNLQAITGAALMIPDGVFRQAGMFWEEYRNGYEDLDLCWKIRSLGLTLRCEPESRVYHLTSQTPGRFNAESHNSQVLARRCQGAFYPDMHRFAHADGYELRLTSTLTANIVRVRSEVETREFGMERLWAEVLAEPLWEAGYERLLELFFKQRMWDAALDVLQLQQSYFSTEKVVTDLARVASRLGDAELLTNCRNTFEQLRQEGASKDIQKKIMAIQRWAVDSRDDVLLDVCRRWSTHHMGRRA from the coding sequence ATGTCAAAATACAAGGTCGCGGTGATCATCCCCGTGTTCAACCAGTGGGCGCTGACGAGGGATTGTCTGCTCAGCCTGCGCGAACATACGCCGGACGAGGACGTGCAGGTCATCGTGGTCGACAACGGTTCAACGGACGAGACTGCCGGGGCATGCGGGGCGCTCGGGCGTGAATTGTTCGGGGAGCGTTTCGAACATGTACGTCTGGATGAAAACATCAATTTCGGACCCGGCTGCAACCTGGGCGCAAGCCGGGCGGATGCTGATTTTTTGTTTTTTTTGAATAACGATACGCTGCTGACTCCGGGATGGCTGTCGCCGCTGCTGGGCGCTTTTGAAAAGCGTCCGAAACTGGGAGCCGTGGGGCCGCTCTTGCTCTATCCCGATCGGGATCGGATTCAGCACTTGGGCGTGACCTTTACGCCAACCAATCACGTCACGCACCTCTATCACTATTTTCCGAGCACGCATCCGGTTGTCGCCCGCGAGCGAAACCTGCAGGCCATCACCGGCGCCGCGCTCATGATTCCAGATGGAGTTTTCAGGCAAGCCGGAATGTTTTGGGAGGAATATCGCAACGGATATGAGGACCTGGATTTGTGCTGGAAGATTCGTTCATTGGGTCTGACGTTGCGTTGCGAGCCAGAAAGCCGGGTGTATCATCTTACCAGCCAGACGCCGGGACGGTTTAATGCGGAGAGCCATAATTCACAGGTGCTTGCCCGCCGCTGCCAAGGGGCGTTTTATCCAGACATGCACAGGTTTGCTCATGCGGACGGTTATGAGCTCCGGCTCACCTCGACCCTCACGGCGAACATCGTGCGTGTTCGCTCCGAAGTCGAAACAAGAGAGTTTGGAATGGAGCGCCTGTGGGCGGAAGTTCTTGCGGAGCCGCTGTGGGAGGCAGGGTACGAACGCCTGCTGGAACTTTTCTTCAAACAGAGGATGTGGGATGCCGCGTTGGACGTCCTCCAGTTGCAGCAGAGCTATTTTTCGACGGAAAAGGTGGTCACGGATTTGGCTCGGGTGGCCAGCCGATTGGGTGATGCGGAACTGTTGACAAATTGCCGCAACACCTTTGAGCAATTGCGTCAGGAAGGGGCCTCCAAAGACATCCAAAAAAAAATCATGGCCATTCAGCGATGGGCAGTGGACTCTCGTGACGATGTGCTGCTGGATGTTTGTAGACGATGGTCTACGCACCACATGGGCAGACGTGCATAG
- a CDS encoding glycosyltransferase produces MTSATRKHPRILLISAKHYLMAELIAGCQALGLEHAYLFLGGISSSAELEEKLRGEVDRFSPDFLLTMNHLGLDREGLVSEFCRQRELPVLSWFVDRPDLFLPQYGNLDNPFIVYAVWDADAVRLLEIGGYGRAFHLPLAADLGRMHFIPDAAPLRDVAFVGNSMQAATDKCWKRSGQPDTLRGLWEDVAGKFAASALRDLPEFVAGENLEAHALRESCDSGPQAALDSFVYWRATQRYRRDCMEALLQFGPVVAGDEHWRALIGAEASWAYTRPLHYYSDLPDFYRSTKINFNTTSMQMKGALNQRVFDVPASGGFLLTDYREQLDAAFEVGREVVCYHGVEEIGDLVRHYLANPSARREISLRARARIEREHSYAHRIETICANMKKMYGTPA; encoded by the coding sequence ATGACCAGCGCAACACGCAAGCATCCAAGAATCCTGCTTATTTCGGCGAAGCACTATCTCATGGCCGAATTGATCGCCGGATGTCAAGCCCTGGGTTTGGAGCATGCCTATCTGTTTCTGGGCGGGATTTCATCGTCGGCAGAGCTTGAGGAGAAGTTGCGCGGCGAGGTGGACAGGTTTTCCCCTGATTTTCTTTTAACCATGAATCACCTCGGGCTGGACCGCGAAGGGCTGGTCAGCGAGTTCTGCCGTCAGCGGGAGCTGCCCGTGCTGAGCTGGTTCGTGGACCGGCCTGATCTTTTTCTTCCGCAGTATGGCAATCTGGACAACCCATTTATCGTCTATGCGGTTTGGGATGCCGATGCGGTAAGGCTCCTTGAGATTGGGGGGTATGGGCGGGCCTTTCATCTGCCACTTGCTGCCGATCTGGGCCGTATGCATTTTATCCCGGACGCAGCGCCCCTGCGCGATGTGGCCTTTGTGGGCAACTCCATGCAGGCCGCAACGGACAAATGCTGGAAACGTTCTGGACAACCGGACACCCTGAGGGGGCTGTGGGAGGATGTTGCCGGAAAATTCGCGGCCAGTGCGCTGCGTGATCTGCCTGAATTTGTTGCCGGGGAGAATCTTGAAGCTCATGCGTTGCGCGAAAGCTGCGATTCCGGCCCACAGGCCGCCCTGGACAGTTTCGTGTACTGGCGGGCGACCCAGCGTTACAGGCGGGATTGCATGGAAGCGCTCCTGCAGTTTGGGCCGGTGGTGGCGGGTGATGAGCATTGGAGAGCGCTGATCGGCGCGGAAGCTTCCTGGGCGTACACCAGGCCGCTGCATTATTACTCCGATCTGCCTGATTTCTATCGCTCGACCAAGATCAATTTCAACACTACCAGCATGCAGATGAAAGGAGCCCTCAACCAACGCGTCTTCGACGTCCCGGCCAGCGGCGGGTTTCTGCTCACGGACTATCGCGAGCAACTGGACGCCGCCTTCGAGGTGGGGCGTGAGGTCGTTTGCTATCACGGCGTGGAAGAGATCGGCGACCTTGTCCGTCACTATCTGGCCAACCCTTCCGCTCGCCGGGAAATATCCCTGCGGGCGCGGGCACGTATCGAGCGGGAGCATTCCTACGCCCACCGCATCGAAACGATTTGCGCGAACATGAAGAAGATGTACGGAACCCCCGCATGA
- a CDS encoding glycosyltransferase translates to MKTWIFYPPLKAMSGGCMVLLQIARQLQALGRLGGILYWDEPPDGTECAGLPWVKAGAAGMAVGDTYVVPEGWPNALVLGLRRGCRTLVYCQNWSYLFHGLEPGVRWRDLPVEFLAVSDPVAWHMEQVLGKRPPIIRPALDTRLFHSRASKPEGTLRIGFMPRKNKALAEQIRRIFEERNPRAKVEWLPIHGLDRSGVAEALRSCHVFLVTGFPEGCPLPPLEAMACGCLCVGFTGFGGWDYMRQVEPNGYAPHGYALRDVPWGGNGWWSADGDVLGAVLGLEGAVQALSQGLAVPTQMAQTVATYGSDDQRREIVDALTQNGTV, encoded by the coding sequence ATGAAAACATGGATTTTCTATCCGCCTCTCAAGGCCATGTCCGGCGGCTGCATGGTGCTCCTGCAGATCGCTCGGCAGTTGCAGGCCCTGGGCAGGCTGGGCGGTATTCTGTACTGGGACGAGCCGCCGGACGGGACCGAGTGCGCGGGATTGCCCTGGGTCAAGGCCGGCGCGGCGGGCATGGCGGTCGGGGACACCTATGTGGTGCCCGAGGGTTGGCCCAACGCCCTGGTGCTGGGCCTACGGCGCGGATGCCGCACCCTGGTCTACTGCCAGAACTGGTCCTATCTCTTTCACGGTCTGGAGCCGGGAGTGCGCTGGCGGGACCTGCCCGTGGAATTTTTGGCCGTGTCAGACCCCGTGGCCTGGCACATGGAACAGGTCCTGGGCAAACGGCCACCGATCATCCGCCCGGCCCTGGACACGCGGCTTTTTCATTCACGTGCGTCCAAGCCCGAAGGAACGCTCCGCATCGGCTTCATGCCGCGCAAGAACAAGGCCCTGGCCGAGCAGATCCGGCGCATCTTCGAGGAGCGCAACCCGCGTGCAAAGGTGGAATGGTTGCCGATCCACGGCCTGGACCGCTCCGGCGTGGCCGAGGCGCTACGCTCCTGCCATGTTTTCCTGGTCACGGGATTCCCCGAAGGCTGCCCGCTGCCGCCGCTCGAAGCCATGGCCTGCGGCTGCCTCTGCGTGGGTTTCACCGGCTTTGGCGGCTGGGATTACATGCGCCAGGTCGAGCCGAACGGATATGCGCCGCATGGGTATGCGCTGCGCGACGTGCCCTGGGGCGGCAACGGCTGGTGGTCGGCGGACGGGGATGTGCTGGGAGCGGTGCTGGGGTTGGAGGGGGCCGTGCAGGCATTGTCTCAAGGTTTGGCTGTTCCCACTCAAATGGCCCAGACTGTCGCCACGTATGGCAGTGACGACCAGCGGCGCGAAATCGTGGATGCGTTGACGCAGAACGGTACAGTCTGA
- a CDS encoding AMP-binding protein, with product MHTKLRPSSYEEFQASFSLDIPDKYNFAFDMVDVAALADPTRLAMVHVDDADVRREYTFGYFSEQSSRLAGALQNLGIGRGDKVMIILHRRVEFWTVMLALHKLGALGVPSPALLTAKDITYRVNFASIKGAIVDTSVRATVEAAKLDCPTLTVQVLAGLDQAEGDWHSFSQIVAGASPSYPRPADAACGEDPATIFFSSGTTGHPKMVLHNFNYPFGHVMTGSYWHDIEPGNLHLTLADTGWAKSTWGKFYGQWLAGGVVFVWDFRGKFEPARLLKVIAQNKVTNFCAPPTVYRFLIREDLLAYDLSSLRHCTTAGELLNDSVFETWVEKMGMPIYEGYGQTETTLQIATFPFMKPKAGSIGKPCPGWDIRLLDENDEPCPPGVEGEICIGIEPTRPMGLFSCYLQDEAKTASVMHGGFYRTGDKAWMDEDGYFWFLGRIDDLIKSSGYRIGPFEVESALITHPAVVEAAVTGVPDPDRGQAVKATVTLAAGYEPSPALTKELQDHVKKVTAPYKYPRIIDYVKELPKTISGKIKRAEIRAKDEA from the coding sequence ATGCATACAAAATTGCGCCCTTCGTCTTATGAAGAGTTTCAGGCCTCTTTTTCTCTGGATATCCCGGATAAGTACAATTTCGCCTTTGATATGGTCGATGTAGCCGCTTTGGCGGATCCGACCCGCTTGGCCATGGTCCACGTGGATGACGCAGATGTGCGCCGCGAATACACGTTCGGCTATTTTTCCGAACAGTCGAGCCGTCTGGCGGGAGCGCTGCAGAACCTCGGTATCGGGCGCGGCGACAAGGTCATGATCATCCTGCACCGCCGGGTGGAGTTCTGGACCGTCATGCTCGCCCTGCACAAGCTCGGCGCGCTGGGCGTGCCGTCGCCTGCGCTCCTGACGGCCAAGGATATCACCTACCGGGTCAATTTCGCCTCCATCAAGGGCGCCATCGTCGACACGTCCGTGCGCGCCACCGTGGAAGCTGCCAAGCTCGACTGCCCGACCCTGACCGTGCAGGTGCTGGCGGGCCTTGATCAGGCGGAAGGCGATTGGCACAGCTTCTCGCAGATCGTGGCAGGCGCTTCCCCGTCCTACCCCCGCCCGGCCGACGCGGCCTGCGGCGAGGATCCGGCGACCATTTTCTTTTCCTCCGGCACAACCGGACACCCCAAGATGGTGCTGCACAATTTCAACTACCCCTTCGGGCACGTCATGACCGGTTCCTACTGGCACGACATAGAGCCCGGCAATCTGCACCTGACCCTGGCCGACACGGGCTGGGCCAAGTCCACATGGGGCAAGTTCTACGGGCAGTGGCTGGCCGGGGGCGTGGTTTTCGTCTGGGATTTCAGGGGCAAGTTCGAGCCGGCCAGGCTGCTTAAAGTCATTGCCCAGAACAAGGTCACCAATTTCTGCGCGCCGCCCACGGTCTACCGCTTCCTGATCCGCGAAGATCTTTTAGCCTACGACCTCTCATCCTTGCGTCATTGCACCACCGCCGGCGAACTTTTGAATGACAGCGTGTTCGAGACCTGGGTGGAGAAGATGGGCATGCCCATATACGAAGGCTACGGCCAGACCGAAACCACCCTGCAGATCGCGACCTTCCCCTTCATGAAACCTAAAGCGGGGTCCATCGGCAAGCCCTGTCCCGGTTGGGACATCCGGCTCCTGGACGAAAACGACGAGCCCTGCCCTCCCGGCGTGGAAGGGGAGATTTGCATCGGCATAGAGCCCACCCGTCCGATGGGCCTGTTCAGTTGCTACCTGCAGGACGAGGCCAAGACCGCAAGCGTCATGCATGGCGGCTTCTACCGCACCGGCGACAAGGCCTGGATGGACGAGGACGGCTACTTCTGGTTCCTGGGCCGCATCGATGACCTGATCAAGAGCTCCGGTTATCGCATCGGGCCCTTCGAAGTCGAAAGTGCCCTCATCACCCACCCCGCCGTGGTCGAAGCGGCCGTGACCGGCGTGCCCGATCCCGACCGGGGCCAGGCCGTCAAAGCCACCGTCACCCTGGCCGCAGGCTATGAGCCTTCACCCGCACTGACCAAAGAACTGCAGGACCACGTCAAGAAAGTGACTGCGCCCTATAAATATCCGCGCATCATCGACTACGTCAAAGAACTGCCCAAGACCATCAGCGGCAAGATCAAACGCGCTGAGATCCGGGCCAAGGACGAGGCGTAG